A stretch of the Longimicrobium sp. genome encodes the following:
- a CDS encoding DEAD/DEAH box helicase, which produces MPEEIENIPPSFADLGLEPEIVAALEGLGYEEPTPIQVRAIPVLLAGRDMIGRAATGTGKTAAFALPIVQRIDASVRNVQALVMAPTRELAVQVAEAMHRYGAGRGVSVLAVYGGQDITRQLRELRRGVNVVVGTPGRLLDHIRRRSLDLSSTQYLVLDEADEMLDMGFIEDIEAIIEELPAERQTALFSATFPPRIADLARKALRDPERVTIERERLETPLVRQAAYLVPRQHKLEALARILDLEAPTSAIIFCRTRGEVDELTEALGVRGYHPEALHGGLAQGQRDRVMGKFRQGSADLLIATDVAARGLDVEHVSHVVNYDIPQTPEVYVHRIGRTGRAGREGTAITLVIPRERFLLKAIERTTGQSIEHAKVPRPGEVKARRRARLADSVRDALATGEALQPFREVIGPLLAEFDAAEVAAAALSVAAAGRGTEELQGSDVEIPEFEGRPDRGGDRESRGPRGRVDRAESGGGGGGGGRSSAGKTTLYIGIGRRRGIRPADIVGAIAGEANVPGDRIGAIEITDQFTLVDVDENDADDIVNKLSQASIRGRPVAVRRSREDRGSAADAQSRRPRGDFGEAPRPRRPRGEYGGTDRPFRGRRD; this is translated from the coding sequence ATGCCGGAAGAGATCGAGAACATCCCCCCGTCGTTCGCGGACCTCGGGCTGGAACCTGAAATCGTGGCCGCCCTGGAGGGGCTGGGCTACGAGGAGCCCACGCCCATCCAGGTGCGCGCCATTCCCGTGCTGCTGGCCGGCCGCGACATGATCGGCCGGGCGGCGACGGGCACGGGCAAGACGGCCGCGTTCGCGCTCCCCATCGTGCAGCGCATCGACGCCTCCGTCCGCAACGTGCAGGCGCTGGTGATGGCGCCCACGCGCGAGCTGGCGGTGCAGGTGGCAGAGGCCATGCACCGCTACGGCGCGGGGCGCGGCGTCTCCGTGCTCGCCGTGTACGGCGGCCAGGACATCACCCGCCAGCTTCGCGAGCTGCGGCGCGGGGTGAACGTGGTGGTCGGCACGCCCGGGCGGCTGCTGGACCACATCCGGCGCCGCTCGCTGGACCTTTCCAGCACGCAGTACCTGGTGCTCGACGAAGCCGACGAGATGCTGGACATGGGCTTCATCGAAGACATCGAAGCCATCATCGAGGAGCTTCCGGCCGAGCGGCAGACGGCGCTCTTTTCCGCCACGTTCCCGCCCCGCATCGCCGACCTGGCGCGCAAGGCGCTGCGCGATCCGGAACGCGTCACCATCGAGCGCGAGCGGCTGGAAACGCCCCTCGTCCGCCAGGCGGCGTACCTGGTGCCGCGCCAGCACAAGCTCGAGGCGCTGGCCCGCATCCTTGACCTGGAGGCGCCCACCTCGGCCATTATCTTCTGCCGCACGCGCGGTGAGGTCGACGAGCTGACCGAGGCGCTGGGCGTGCGTGGATACCACCCCGAGGCGCTTCACGGCGGCCTGGCGCAGGGGCAGCGCGACCGGGTGATGGGCAAGTTCCGCCAGGGCTCCGCCGACCTGCTGATCGCCACCGACGTGGCGGCGCGCGGGCTGGACGTGGAGCACGTGAGCCACGTTGTGAACTACGACATCCCGCAGACGCCGGAGGTGTACGTCCACCGCATCGGGCGCACGGGGCGCGCGGGGCGCGAAGGCACGGCCATCACCCTGGTGATTCCGCGCGAGCGCTTTCTGCTCAAGGCCATCGAGCGCACCACCGGGCAGTCCATCGAGCACGCCAAGGTGCCGCGCCCGGGCGAGGTGAAGGCCCGCCGCCGCGCGCGCCTGGCCGATTCGGTGCGCGACGCGCTCGCCACGGGCGAGGCGCTGCAGCCCTTCCGCGAGGTGATCGGGCCGCTGCTGGCGGAGTTCGACGCGGCGGAAGTGGCGGCTGCGGCCTTGAGCGTGGCCGCGGCGGGACGCGGAACGGAGGAGCTGCAGGGGTCCGACGTGGAGATCCCCGAGTTCGAGGGGCGCCCGGACCGCGGCGGCGACCGCGAGAGCCGCGGGCCGCGCGGGCGGGTGGACCGGGCGGAGTCCGGCGGCGGAGGGGGCGGCGGGGGCCGGAGTTCGGCGGGCAAGACCACGCTGTACATCGGCATCGGGCGGCGGCGCGGCATCCGCCCGGCGGACATCGTGGGCGCCATCGCGGGCGAGGCGAACGTGCCGGGCGACCGCATCGGCGCCATCGAGATCACCGACCAGTTCACGCTGGTGGACGTGGACGAGAACGATGCCGACGACATCGTGAACAAGCTGTCGCAGGCCAGCATCCGCGGTCGTCCCGTGGCGGTCCGCCGCTCTCGCGAGGACCGCGGCTCCGCCGCCGATGCCCAGTCGCGCCGCCCGCGGGGCGACTTCGGCGAGGCGCCGCGTCCGCGCCGGCCGCGCGGCGAATACGGCGGCACCGACCGGCCGTTCCGGGGCCGCCGCGACTGA
- a CDS encoding Txe/YoeB family addiction module toxin, translating into MMGRFLDDLLAWSRSDPRMVVRVLELVQSIAHDPKQGIGKPEPLKYDLSGCWSRRIDQEHRLVYEVLPDRIELLSARYHYSK; encoded by the coding sequence ATGATGGGCCGCTTCCTTGACGACCTGCTCGCCTGGAGCCGGTCGGATCCGCGGATGGTCGTCCGCGTTCTGGAACTGGTCCAGAGCATCGCACATGACCCTAAACAGGGAATCGGCAAGCCAGAACCGTTGAAGTACGACCTGTCCGGCTGCTGGTCCCGCCGCATCGACCAGGAGCACCGGCTGGTGTACGAGGTGCTTCCCGACCGCATCGAGCTGCTTTCCGCGCGCTACCACTACTCGAAGTGA